The DNA segment TCGCCCGGGCGTCACTCCAACAGCGAGTGTAAACGCGAATAAAGGACGACGACCGTTCACTCCAAACGTCTCGGTGAGTGTCGCGAAATAGCGGTTTTCCAGTCTGTATCCCGAGATAACCAGTGATTCACCCGACCCTCGAGTGTCGCCGATTTGTCGACGACGACGCGCCTGCGGACGAGGCTTGCTACTGTTCACTGACGCGAGAGAGTGAACATGTTGGGGGAGCGAACAGTGTGAACCTCTGGGTGACTTCACGTGTCTTTTCGTGCAGTTCACGATCAAACAGTCGATTAGCTCTATTGGGACGGTCCGAAAGCACCCATTTCCAGCTAGAAATGGAGAATTTCGGTCGAGAATGATCTTGTTTCGGGATATAAGGTACATCGTTATAAAATACCACTATCGCTTACTCATCTTCGTGTTGGAACGTACTGGAACGTCCGAGAGAATCAGTCAGTCTTCCAGTCGGTCCGAGCCGAGGCCACCGCTCACAGGAGTGGACGGCGACAGTCTGCGGCAACCGAGTGATTTCGACGATGTCAATGCAAGCGAGTAACACGCCTTCCGAATCGACGCCAGAACCGTCCGCCCAGCTCGACGTCCTCGGGGACGAGTGTGCGCGAACGATCCTCGTCGCGACACGAGACGGGCCGAAAACAGCGAAGGAGCTGACCAAACGCACGGACAGTTCCTCAGCAACGGTGTACAGACGAATCAACAACCTTCTCGAGAGCAATCTCTTGGCCGAGTGCGTTCGGTTCGACGACGATGGCTCACACACGACGGCTTACGAGGCGACGATCGACACGCTTCAGGTACAGATTGGTGGGGATGGGATCGACGTCTCGGTGTCGGAAATCGACGACTGATTTCGAGACTCGAGTGCGTATCACGGTTGTAGCCTGTCTCTATCTGTAGCGAACGCGGAGTACACGAACGTAATGGGTGAGTCGACTGTCAGGCCCGTGTGGACCCACTGGATCGAGACACAGTCGCTCGAACACCCACTTTAATTCGTGAAACATCTTTTGAAAGGAGTTCTAACGCTGCTGTATGATACGGATAACAAATATCTACTCAGGGGAATGGTCTTTGTGATTGAGCAATGCACGATCTGACCGGCTTCCAACGAGACCTCCTCTACGTAATCGCAGGTGCTGATCAACCGTCAGGGCAGACAGTCAAAGACGAGGTCGAAAAGTACTATAGCTCGGAAATAAATCACGGAAGGTTGTACCCGAATCTGGATACGCTCGTCAACAAAGAGCTGGTCGAAAAGGGCCAACTCGATCGACGAACGAACTATTATGCGATCACTGACAGTGGTCGTGAACGAATCGACGAGCGTCGTGAATGGGAAGAACAGTATCTCGACTTCTAAGTCACTCGAGGGATGCCGGAACAGCCTCGCTGCCGCGGAACGTGGCGACCGAGAGACGGATCCGCGGTAATACGGGCATAACAAAACCCGAGAGCGTGCATTGAGCCAACGATTCGAGAATGAGAGGCGTCCTGTCACCGACGAAGCTGCGAACTGACCAGTATCACTACCGAGTCAAGCGATGAGTCACGAAACCACGACGCCGACGCGGTTCAGCGCAGTCCGACAGTACCCGATCGACCTGGCGGCGGTCTCGATCGTCGCCGTAATAGCGTACGTAGTCGTCACCTCCTACGCCGAAGGGAGCGTTCTCAGGCTACTCGCGACCTTCCCACTCGCCTTGTTCCTACCGGGATACGCGCTGGTCTCCGTGCTCTTTCCGGCTGCCGAACGAACGTCGAGACAGCCGAGGACGGCGGGCGGCGACCCAGCCGCCCCCCACCGACCGTCGGGCTACGTCCGCGGGATCGATTGGCTCGAGCGACTCGGGCTGTCGTTCGCGATCTCGCTCGCGATCGTTCCGCTCGTCGGCATCGCATTACCGTTTACGCAGTGGGGACTCACGACCGAACCGATCGCCGCGAGTCTCGTGATCATCACGGTCGTGCTGGCGCAACTGGGCGTCGTCCGCCGACTGCGAACGCCGAAGCCGGAGCGATTTATCGGCTCGCCACTCGAGTCGCTTTCACAGCTTCGACGAGACGAGAGCGCCGTCGCGACGGCGTCGTCGATCGTGCTCGTCCTCGCAGTCGGGCTGGCGGTGGGAGCCCTCCTCGTTGCCTTCCTCGCCCCGTTATCGACGGGCGGGTTCACCGAGTTAGCCCTCTACGGCGAGGACGACGACGGCGACCTCGTCGCAGGCGAGATCGACGACGAGATCGAGGCGGGCGACTCGGTGACGGCGACCGTCTCGATCGACAACCAGGAAGGCGAAGAGACCGACTACTCGGTCGTGATCCAAGAGCAAGTCCTCGAAGACGACAGCGTCGAAGAGCGAACCGACCTCGAGGAACTCGAGACGACCCTCGACGACGGAACGACCGGGACGGACGAACTCACCGTGACGCCGACCGCGGACGAAGGTGAGACGGTCCGTATGAGCGTCCTGTTGTACAGCGACGAGGTGCCCGACGAGCCGACGAACGAGAACGCCGACGAGGACACGTACTTCTGGGTCACGCTCGAGTGATCGCTCGAGGGGCGCTCGCGACTCGCGGATACCGACGCGGCCTTCGTCTTCTCGCTTCGCGTTCGTCCGTCCGTGCAATTTCGACGCCACGCTAGCGACGGCGACTCGTTAGCGGCGGCAACTTGCTAGCGGCGGCGACTGTCGGACGCTCGGGCCACTCGGAATCGAAGGCTGGTCGCTGCGTTCACGTGACTCTCGACGAAACTGGTGGCGGTTGACGCGGGGGCGCGAAGAACCGCCGGAGTCGGATCTGCCGGACTGGAATCGAAGTCGAACCAACGTCGAACCAAAGCCGAACCGAAGTCGAATCTGGCGGAGTAACTCGGACGGAAAGTCGTCGCAACGACGGCTGTGAACGGAGAATGGAGCGCGGTATTTCGAGGGCAGTCGGACGGGTCGTCGGTCCGCTCGGAGTTACAGCGCCAGTGGTGGGTCGAGTTTGGGTCGCCGGGAAAGGTGCTGGACGACCGAGACGGCGAGGACGAGCACGCAGAGGACTAATGCGACGAGCGGCGCGGCCGTCACCGTGAGTGGCCCGACCGAGAAGACGGTGAGCGCGAACGCGATCACGCCGAGTGACGTGACGACCGCGTAGAAGCGATGCCACGGGCGCTGACTCTCGAGGCGGTGATCGAGATACGGATCGAAGACCTCGTCGCCCGGGAGGAGCCTGATGATGTGCTCGTCGGGATTCCAGTCGACGATCCCGTGTTCCTCGAGCATCGGAAGGTGGGTTTGATAGAGCGAGATGTACACACGTCGGCGCTGGGTGCGCGTGACCTCGCTCGGGTCGACATCGTTCTCCCAGGCGGCGACCTGCTCGACGAGCGGTGCGAGATCGCATCGTCGACCCTGTTGCTTGAGATACTGGACGGTTCGGCGTCGCCGGGCGTTGCTAAAGACGTCGAACAACTGCGCTTGTGACAATTCGTGTTCAGACATGAGCGTCCTCGCGGTTCCCAAATGACACCCATTCCCGTACCCCGGGGCTGTTTGGATACCTCACGACACCGAATGCCAGACTATGGCACTTTACTATCTCTCGTCTACCCGGACGAAAGGGAGATGTACCAGTCGGGACTCGTGATTGACGAATAATCCAATATTTCTTTTCGAGTATCCAACTCGAGTGGCCGAACGCGGCGATTTTGGGCTGTCTCGAGGGGGGTTACAGACACTGCGGCGTGAGAACGGTATAGTAGGTGGTTACAGCCGTCGCAGGCCGGGGATAACAAAGCCGTATTCCCGGCTGTATCTGGACGATTGCCCACGCGGGTATCGGTGAATCAATGAGATATCTACGATGCGTAGCAAGTCGACAGGATGCGACGGGTTCGACGAACAACGGCGGAGGTGAACGCCAGTGAGTCGGTTCGTCTGTGGCGAGAACTGTACGGTCGACGACGAGACGACGCTCGGTCACGGTGGGTTCGAGGAACCGACGCGAGTCGGCGACGACGCGACCATCAGAGCCGGCTCGATCCTCTATGGCGACGTCACCATCGGCGACGAGTTTACGACGGGACACGACATTTTGGTCAGAGAAGCGACGACGATCGGCGACGACGTGCTCGTGGGGACCAAGACGGTTATCGACGGCCAAACGACGATCGGCTCCCACGTCAGTTTGCAAACGAACGTCTACATTCCGACCGAGACGACGATCGGCGACAACGTCTTCATCGGCCCGAGCGCCGCCTTGACCAACGACGAGTACCCGATCAGAACGGACAACGGCCTCGAGGGGCCGACGATCGAAGACGGTGCCTCGATCGGCGCGAACGCGACGCTGTTGCCCGGTGTCACGATCGGTGAAAACGCGTTCGTCGCCGCCGGCTCCGTCGTTACGGAAGACGTTCCACCGAACACGCTCGCCGTCGGAACGCCCGCGAAAGAACGTCAACTACCGAAGCCACTCGAGGGGGCGAACCAGCTCGTATGACCGGGACGAACCCCGGCTCAGGGGGAGATTACCCCGAGCGAACGGCGCAGATGGGCGGGACGCGATCGAACGCTCGAGCGGACGGCGGCGTCGCGGAGTCCGACGGTGCCGAGAGTTCAACGAGCAACGCAGATTCGTCGGCCGACGAGTCGACGGAATCCGTTTCGATCGCGGCTCCCGCCCTGGGTCCAGATGCCCTCGAGCGAGTCGAGTCCGTCCTCGAGAGCGGGATGCTCGCCGACGGCCCCGAAGTCAGAGCTTTCGAAGACGAGTTCGCCGACTACTGTGGCACGGATCGGGCCGTCGCCACCTCGAACGGGACGACGGCACTCCACGCGGCGCTCGAGGCGCTCGGGCTCGAAGAGGGTGACGGCGTCATCACGTCGTCGTTCTCGTTCGTGGCGAGTGCGAACGCGATCAGACTCGCCGGTGGAACGCCGATCTTCGCCGATATCGACCCCAAGACGTACACTCTCGACCCAGATACCGTCGAGCGAGTGCTCGAGGAACGAGACGACGTCGTCGGGATCATGCCGGTCCACCTCTACGGGCTGGCCGCCCCGATGGACGACCTCTGTGCGATCGCGGACGAACACGATCTGTTCGTCGTCGAAGACGCCTGTCAGGCCCACGGGGCGGCGATCGACGGCGAGCACGTCGGCGGGTTCGGCGACGCGGCGTGTTTCTCGTTCTATCCGACGAAGAACATGACGACCGGCGAAGGCGGCGTGATCACTACCGATCGAGCCGATGTCGCCGAGCGCGCCGCGAGTTTCGTCAACCACGGGCGAGACGTCGGCTCCGACGGCAACTACGACCACGTCCGTCTCGGCCACAACTACCGACTGACGAGCGTGGCCGGCGCGATCGGTCGCGCCCAACTCGAGCGACTCCCCGAGTTCAACCGCACCCGCAGAGAACACGCCGCCTATTACGACGACGAGTTGGCATCGTTACCACTCGAGACGCCGACGGAGCCGGCGGGCTACCGTCACGTCTACCACCAGTACACGATTTCGACGGACGAGCGAGACGCCCTCGCTGCGACGCTCGCGGATCACGGCGTCGACACCGGCGTCTACTACGGAACACCGATTCACCGACAGCCCGCCTACGAGACGGTGAGTACGGCCGCAGCGGCGCTTCCGCGGACGGAGCGAGCGAGCGAAACCGTCCTCTCGCTACCCGTCCACCCCGATCTTACGGCGGCCGATCGACGAACCGTCGTCGACGTGATTCACGACCACTTCCACTCATGAACCGAACACCCTCCGCACGACCGATCAGCGCCGGCGTCATCGGCGTCGGGTCGATGGGCGAAAACCACGCGCGCGTCTACGGTGAACTGCGATCGGTCGACCTCGCGTGCGTCAGCGACGACGACGACGAGGTCGCCCAGCGGGTCGCCCGCGAGTACGACACCGACGCCGTCGCGTTCGATACCGTCCTCGAGCGCTGCGACGTCGTCACGGTCGCCGTGCCCACGAGCGTCCACTACGACGTCGTCTCGAAGTGTCTCGACGCGGGCGTCCACGTGTTAGTCGAAAAACCGATCGCCGAGACCGTCGAGGAAGGAAGAGCGCTGGCCGAACAAGCGGCCGACGCTGGACTCGTCTTGCAAGTCGGCCACATCGAACGATTCAATCCGGCCGTCCAGACGGTGACGGAACTCATCGACGACCTCGAGGTCATCAGCCTCGAGGCCGAACGGCTCGGTCCGCCCCTCGAGCGAACGTCGCTCGGGAACGTCGTCTCGGACCTGATGGTCCACGATATCGACATCGTCAGGGCCATCCTGGGCGGGCAGCCGGACGCGATGACCGCAATGGGCACCGACGACGGCCAGTACACGACCGCGACGTTGCAGTACGACGACGTGGTGGCCTCGCTGACCGCCAGTCGCGTTACGCAGAAAAAAGTCCGCAGACTCACCGTGACCGCCCGCGAGTGCCTTCTCGAGGTCGATTATCTCCAACAGTCCGTCTTGATTCACCGAAACTCCTACCCCGAGTACGTCGTCGACGACGGGAAACGACGGTACCGTCACGAGAGCGTCATCGAACGCCCGCGAGTCGACAACGGCGAACCGCTTCGTCACGAACTCGAGGCCTTTCTCGAAGCCGTCAGAACCGATTCGGAGCCCGTCGTGACGGCCGAAGACGGGATCGCCGCCCTCGAGACGGTCCAGACGATCTCCGCGCTCGTCGACGAAGAAACCCCCAAACGGGAGGTGCAAGCGCGATGAGCCCCAAAAACGCTGACCGCGAAACAGACGGAACGGCTGGACGTACCGCGGAAGGTAACGACTCGGCAGTCGGTCTCTATCGAGCCTCGTGTCCGAGCGACCGACAGCGCGAATTGCTCACGGGTGGCGAGATTCCGATCGCCGTCTACGGCCTCGGAAAGATGGGGCTCCCGCTCGCTGGCGTCTACGCCGAACGGTTCGGGAACGTCACCGGGGTCGACATCGACCCGGCCGTCGTCGAGCAGATCGCGGACGGCGAGAGCCACATCGTCGGCGAACCGGGTCTCGAGGCGCTGATCGCCGACCAGGTCGACGCCGGTCGACTCGAGGCGACGACGGACGGCCAGCGGGCAGCCTCGACGGCCCGAATTCACGTCATCATCGTCCCGACGCTGCTGGACGACGACCAGCAACCGGATCTGACGACGGTCGAGTCGGTCGTCGACGACATCGCCGCCGGCCTCGAGCCGGATGATCTCGTCGTCGCCGAATCGACGCTGCCGCCGACGAGTTGCCGGGACGTTATCCAGCCCCACCTCGAGCAAGAGAGTGGCCTGTCGGGTGAGGAGTTCGGGCTCGCGTTCTGTCCCGAGCGAACGTCATCCACGACGGCGCTCCGGGACATCCGCGGAGAGTATCCGAAGGTCGTCGGCGGGATCGACGACGAGAGCACCCGCGCCGCCGCCCTCGTCTACGACGAACTCTCGAGCAACGAGGTTCACCCCGTCTCGGACGCGACGACGGCCGAAGCCGTCAAAGTGTTCGAGGGGATCTACCGCGACGTCAACATCGGGCTGGCGAACGAGTTGGGCCGACTCGCGGACGAACTCGGCATTTCGGTTCGCGAAGCGATTCAAACGGCGAACGACTTGCCGATGTGTCAGCTCCACGACCCCGGCCCTGGAGTCGGCGGCCACTGCATCCCCTACTACCCCCACTTCCTGCTTGCTCAGAACGACGAGCCGATGGCCGTGACCCAGACCGCCCGGGAACTCAACGACGAGATGCCGACGGTCGTCGTCGACCGCCTCGAGCGAGTGCTCGCAGCCGAGGACGCCGATCTCGAGGGAGCATCCGTCCTCGTGCTGGGCGTGACCTACCGGCCAGGCATCGAGGAAACGCGAGCCTCGCCGGCGCTCGGCGTGATCGACGCGCTCGCGGAACGCGGGGCCGACGTCGCCGGAATCGATCCGCTCGTCGATCCAGAAGCGTACGGCGCTCGAGCGCTCGAGATCGAGGATCTTTCGGACGAATCGTTCGACGCCGCCGTCCTCGTCACCCCCCACGAGGAGTTCGACGCGATTTCCTGGAACGACCTCGAGCCGATGGTGGTCGTCGACGGCCGAGACGCCCTCGATCTGGCGGAGACCGACCACCGTGTGTACACGCTCGCGGGGAAAGTCGACGGGCAGTCGCCGGCGGCCGGACTCGCGGGCGACGGGCTGAAAGGAGGTGACGAACGGTCGCTCACGGCAGACGGTGGCGTGGGCGAACGGGCTGACGATCGACCGACGACCAGCGTTTCCTCGGCCGACGAGCCGACGACCGACGGCCGACACGGAGGGAACGATGTATAAGGGCAGTCGGGTCGGCGTCGTCGTCACGGCGTACAACGAAGCGCCGTTCGTCGGGACCGTCATCGAGACCGTTCCCGACTTCGTCGACCGAATTTACGTGATCGACGACGATTCGCCGGACGATAGCTGGAGCGTCATCCAGCAGGTCGCCTCGAGACTCAACGACACCGCCGCCAGGGACCTCGAGCCGGCCGTTACCGACGGCGGTGACGGACAGCGAGTCGTTCCGATCCAACACGAGGAAAATCGCGGCTACGGTGCCGCCGTCAAGACGGGCTACAGAAACGCCGTGGACGACGGCATGGACGTCATCGCCGTGATGAACGGCGACGGCCAGATGGACCCCGACATCCTCCATCGGATCATCGACCCCGTCGTCGACGGCGACGCCGACTACGCGAAAGGCAACCGGCTCCTCCATCCCGACGACCGCGAGGATATGTCGGCGTTCAGGTTCTTCGGCAACGCCCTGCTCACCGGGCTCTCGAAGTTCGCCTCCGGCTACTGGGCCATCGGCGACCCCCAGAACGGCTACACGGCAATCTCGAGCGAGACGGTTGAATCACTGGACCTCGACGGGATCACGGACGAGTACGGCTTCCTCAATCACCTCCTCGCGCACTTGAACGTCCACGAACGCCGCGTCGCCGACGTCCCGATGACGGCGATCTACGGGGACGAAGAGAGCAGCATTCGGTACGTCCCGTTCATCCGGTTCGTCTCCCTGTTGTTGCTTCGAAACTTCCTCTGGCGACTGAAAACCAAGTACGTCGTCTCCGAGTTCCACCCGGCCGTCGTCATGTACGGCGCGGGATCGGTCGGAGTGGCCGGTGGAAGCGCCGGACTAGCTGGATCGATCGTGCGAACGCTGCGCGGCAACGACGGCTTCGCCGGAGCGATCGGTTCCTTCGTCGCGTTGGTGCTCGGGATAATCGCACTCGGACTCGGCATCTGGTTCGACGCCGAAGAGAGCGCCGACCTCGAGGTCACGGAGTACGAGTACACCGAGTCACCAGCGAACGCGGAACAGTATCGAGAAGCACCCTGATACGAACTGCTGTGAGTCGGTTCCGACGCAACCGCGACCCGTCCTGGGGTTGTGCCGGTAACTCGTCACAGCAGTCCGTATAACTCGAGGGCGGAGCGTTTTTCTCGCCTCTCGAACCACGCGCCAGCCGAATGCGATGTCGACGAATATTACTCGATCGTGTAGCGGACGATATCGTCGCTCTCACACGCCGGACAACACGTCGTTTCGTCCGAGACGTTCGTTCCGCAGTTTCGACACTCGTAGATAATAGTCGTCTCGCCCCCCGGCGTCGACTCGCCCGCGTTGGAATCCTGCGTCGACGCGGGCGAGTCGGTACTCGTCTCTGATCCGGTAAAGAGATCAGATAGTAAGCGAGAGAGACTCATCGACTAGTGATACCGATTATTTTGCTGATTCATCCATAAGTGTTTCGTGTTCGTTTATCCCGAATGTCGTTTGTGAGAAAATTCATACATATATAGTATTTTTTCGTCGAATAAAACGGTGAAGCCGGCTGCTGTAGTGAATTCGCTGACTCGAGGTCGGAGCGAGCGACCCGAACGAGTCCTCGAGTTACGACGAACCATCTCAATCCGTGGGAACCACTGACAACCACGATGTCGTGTATTTCAACGCCCGTAACCATTAGTTCAGTGAGAAGGCTTATGAAGATATGCTCGGGTGAACCCAGTATATGGAACCCAATCAGGATCCCCCTGCGGACGGAGAATCGAACGCGAGCGAGGAACCCGCGACGGCGGGTACCGATATCGTCGCCCCGTTGCCGGGTAAACCGACGGTAACCATCGCCGCAACGGGATCGGATCGAGAAGCGACCGATCGAGCGACGAACACGCTCACGATCATCGGTCACGGTACGCCCTCGAGTTTCGAGTTGACCGTCGACGGTGAAATTCACCTTCGGAACGAACGCGGTGACACGAACGTCACGATCATCTCCGGTTCGACCGTCGAAGGAACGATCGAACAGGGGACGATTCGCTTCGAATTCACGGGGGAACTCACCGACGTCACGTTCGTCGACCAGCAGATTACGGGCGTCTCACCCGCAACTGCGCCGAACGTGCACCTCGACTACGCCGCCCCGCCGGAATCGCGGCCGTGACACGGATCGGTGTGCCGTTTTACCGGTGCGCTCGACCTGGGTAGCGATCACCGAGACAGAATCACGACAGACCGTCCGAGAACCCGGTGGCCGGATCCAACAGGATCTTGTAGCACGATTGCTTCGGGTTCGGTGAGGACACGACGCAACTCGGAGAGTATGGACGACACGAATCCACCCGACGGCGACCGACCGGACGACACCGACGACTGGGACGACGACGAGGGATGGCTCACCCCCGTCGACGACGACATCCTCGAGTTGATGCAAGAAAACTACATCTACGCACCCAAACACATCGAACAGGAAGGGCTCTGTCGCGGCCCGGACGCGGCGTATCGATGTCGAGAGCTTACGAAGCGAGGGCTGTTAGAGCGCCAGGCGATCGGCATGTACGAGATCACGGACCTCGGCGAGCAGTTCCTCGCAGGCGAGGTCCACCCGAGCGAACTCGCACTCGAGGACGAGGGCGAAGACGCGGACGAGAACGGTGACAATAGCGAAGACAGCGAAGACGACGGCGCAGACCCAACCGAGTAACGACTCTCCGGCAGAACTGGACCCGAGCATCCCCACACGACGAACACCACGATTTGAGCCGCCAGCTTCGTTCACGAAGAGTCGACGGCGTCTGGAAGGTTGCTCTCGAGAAAGGCGACGACCGCCGCAGTAGAGAGGAAGCCGTCGGCGATCCGTCCGACTTCCGTTCCGTCTTCGAAACAACACAGCGTCGGAACCGACTCGAGGGCGAATCGCTCGAGCAGGGCGAGGTCGTCCCCGGGATTGACCAGTCCGATCGGAACGCCGGTTTCACGCGCGACGTTTCCCAGCACGGGTTCCATCGCCTGACACTTTCCGCACCCGCTGGTGTACAACTCGATTAGGGCGACGTCGTGCGTCTCGAGAAATCGATCGAGCGCGTCACCGTCCTCGAGGTGTATCGGGGTTGGCGTCTCGTTCATACACGCGTTCGCACGCGGAACATGAAATCGGTAGCGACCGGGATTCGACGAATTCCGGTCTCGTCGCTGACCGTTCACGCGAGTTGTTCGCGTGAATCCGTCGAAAGCGCGCTCGAGTCTCGGAAGCGATGATCGGTTCGGTCGCGTCTCGTGGACAACGGCTGCGGGTAGCCAAGCGGTCGTTCGCCGCCTCGTTTCGGCTCGTTTCACGTGTAATTCGGTGGATACCCCTGTGGAAGGTACTGAAGTGTCGCCGGTGAATTTGTACCCCAATCCGGTACGGCCGAGCGATGACCCGGCCCGCACCGACGCCCGACGAGCGCGGACCAGCGACGCGAAAATCGACCCTGTTCTGTTGGGGGTGCGATCACGTGAGTCCGATCGACGGCGACTGGGATCAGTGGACGCGACCCCACCACCTCGAGTACGTCTGTCCCGTCTGCGAGACGACGATCATGAAACGACCGCGACGAGATCGCGATCCGATCGATCCGTCCTCGACCCAGTCGCCGCTCACTTGGCACCACGCGCTCAGGGCGACGCTTCACATCTGGCGAGTGACCGTCGGTATCGGACTCACGACTCTCCGAGCAACGGCATCCAACCGGAGTGGCCGTCGGTGACACGACGGCGACGGCAAACTGACTCGAGGAACGGTACTGATCCGTCGACGAGACGAACGATTTGCTCTCGAGGCAGTCACACCGATACGCCATCACCCAGACGAACATCCACTTTCTCTCGAGATTTTACGGGCGATGTCAGCTCGCCTGACCCGATCAAAGAGTGTTGATCGACATATGTCCATCTTTATTCTGATTTAGGTATATTCGCCCACAACAGTAGAGATTTAATAGTAGATTCCGATGTCCTATTCGAGTAGAAGATGACAAGTGGAAGTCTGACCACGGCGGAAGAAACCGTACTGGACGAAATTGAGGAGAAGGACATCGATTTCCTTCGATTGCAGTTCACCGACATTCTGGGGACGGTGAAGAACGTCTCGGTGCCGGCTCGACAGGCCGAGAAGGCGTTCTCCGAGGGGATCTATTTCGACGGCTCGTCGATCGAAGGCTTCGTTCGCATTCAGGAGTCGGACATGCGTTTGGTTCCGGATCCGGACACGTTCGCCGTCCTCCCGTGGAGGCAGAGCGAGGGGGGATCGTCCGCCAGAATGATCTGTGACGTCTACAACACGTCGACCGGCGAACCGTTCGAGGGAGATCCACGACGCGTGCTCAAGAACGCACTCGAGCGCGCCGACGAGATGGGCTACACGGTCAACGCAGCCCCCGAACCGGAGTTCTTCATGTTCGAGGAGGACGAGGACGGCCACGCGACGACCGAAACAGCAGACCACGGCGGCTACTTCGACCTCGCACCGAAAGACCTCGCCGCCGACGTGCGCCGCGACATCATCTACGGCCTCGAGGACATGGGCTTCGAAATCGAAGCGAGCCACCACGAGGTCGCACGCGGGCAGTACGAGATCAACTTCGAGTACGACGACGCGCTCGCGACGGCCGACAACGTCGGCACGTTCCGCACCGTCGTCCGGGCCATCGCCGCCCAACACGACCTGCACGCGACGTTCATGCCAAAGCCGATTCCGAAGATCAACGGTTCGGGCATGCACACGCACCTCTCTCTGATGACCGAAGACGGCG comes from the Natronorubrum daqingense genome and includes:
- a CDS encoding glycosyltransferase family 2 protein; translation: MYKGSRVGVVVTAYNEAPFVGTVIETVPDFVDRIYVIDDDSPDDSWSVIQQVASRLNDTAARDLEPAVTDGGDGQRVVPIQHEENRGYGAAVKTGYRNAVDDGMDVIAVMNGDGQMDPDILHRIIDPVVDGDADYAKGNRLLHPDDREDMSAFRFFGNALLTGLSKFASGYWAIGDPQNGYTAISSETVESLDLDGITDEYGFLNHLLAHLNVHERRVADVPMTAIYGDEESSIRYVPFIRFVSLLLLRNFLWRLKTKYVVSEFHPAVVMYGAGSVGVAGGSAGLAGSIVRTLRGNDGFAGAIGSFVALVLGIIALGLGIWFDAEESADLEVTEYEYTESPANAEQYREAP
- a CDS encoding thioredoxin family protein, which gives rise to MNETPTPIHLEDGDALDRFLETHDVALIELYTSGCGKCQAMEPVLGNVARETGVPIGLVNPGDDLALLERFALESVPTLCCFEDGTEVGRIADGFLSTAAVVAFLESNLPDAVDSS
- the glnA gene encoding type I glutamate--ammonia ligase, with amino-acid sequence MTSGSLTTAEETVLDEIEEKDIDFLRLQFTDILGTVKNVSVPARQAEKAFSEGIYFDGSSIEGFVRIQESDMRLVPDPDTFAVLPWRQSEGGSSARMICDVYNTSTGEPFEGDPRRVLKNALERADEMGYTVNAAPEPEFFMFEEDEDGHATTETADHGGYFDLAPKDLAADVRRDIIYGLEDMGFEIEASHHEVARGQYEINFEYDDALATADNVGTFRTVVRAIAAQHDLHATFMPKPIPKINGSGMHTHLSLMTEDGENAFHDADDEFDLSDTAHSFLAGILEHAPAITAVANPTVNSYKRLVPGYEAPVYVAWSDRNRSALIRKPAARVPAASRVELRSPDPSCNPYLALAVMIQAGLEGIEQGLEAPDPVRENIYEFDEAKREEYGIETLPSNLGKAVDALEEDEVIYDALGEHIGPKFVEAKSQEFEDYLIDVSEWELDRYLETF